From the genome of Terriglobales bacterium, one region includes:
- the glgA gene encoding glycogen synthase GlgA: protein MRILFAASECVPFSKTGGLADVVGALPPALAALGHDVSVYLPRYKQTKLSDPKTVLKSVTIPFDDSHRFCSVLDGGRHSGVQFYFIEYPPFFERDALYGTPTGDYPDNAERFALYSRAVLEAAKILGAPDVFHCHDWQSALIPVLLRSVYAEDPVYRSVPSVFTIHNMGYQGLFPPDTLPLLMLSWDLFTIDKMEFYGKVNFLKGALTFADFVTTVSRKYSQEIQTAEYGFGLEGVLRGRSASVTGILNGVDYDQWSPEKDKFIKAQYSPADLGGKAACKADLLAEFGCTGANSELPVIGIVSRFAAQKGFDLISQIADRLAREELVIVALGAGDKEYEDLFRRLNKQFPQKIAVKVAYDNTIAHKIEAGSDMFLMPSRYEPCGLNQIYSLKYGTVPVVRATGGLDDTIEPWDARAGKGTGFKFSEYSGEALLSTIHQSLAAFQDKTGWQKLMRNGMAKDFSWNNSAKEYVRVYERVRQARSATAA from the coding sequence ATGCGCATCCTCTTCGCGGCCTCGGAGTGCGTCCCGTTCTCCAAGACCGGCGGCCTGGCGGATGTGGTCGGGGCGCTGCCGCCCGCCCTCGCCGCCCTCGGCCACGACGTCAGCGTCTATCTACCTCGTTATAAGCAGACCAAGCTCAGCGATCCCAAGACCGTCCTCAAGAGCGTCACCATCCCCTTCGACGACAGCCATCGTTTCTGCTCCGTGCTCGACGGCGGCAGGCATTCCGGCGTGCAATTCTACTTTATCGAGTATCCGCCCTTCTTCGAACGCGATGCCCTATACGGCACTCCCACCGGCGACTATCCCGACAACGCCGAGCGCTTCGCGCTCTACTCGCGCGCCGTCCTGGAAGCGGCCAAGATCCTGGGCGCGCCCGACGTCTTTCACTGCCACGACTGGCAGAGCGCTCTCATCCCTGTGCTCCTGCGCTCTGTCTACGCCGAGGACCCGGTCTACCGCAGTGTTCCCTCGGTCTTCACCATCCACAACATGGGCTACCAGGGCCTCTTCCCGCCCGACACGCTTCCGCTGCTGATGCTTTCCTGGGACTTGTTCACCATCGACAAGATGGAATTCTACGGCAAAGTCAATTTCCTGAAGGGCGCCCTGACCTTCGCCGATTTCGTCACCACCGTCAGCAGGAAGTACAGCCAGGAGATCCAGACCGCCGAGTACGGCTTCGGGCTGGAAGGTGTACTGCGTGGCCGCTCCGCTTCCGTCACCGGCATCCTCAACGGCGTGGATTACGACCAGTGGAGCCCGGAGAAAGACAAGTTCATCAAGGCGCAGTATTCCCCCGCCGACCTCGGCGGCAAGGCCGCCTGCAAGGCTGACCTGCTGGCCGAGTTCGGCTGCACCGGCGCTAACTCCGAGCTGCCGGTCATCGGCATCGTCTCTCGCTTCGCCGCCCAGAAGGGTTTCGACCTGATCTCGCAGATCGCCGACCGCCTGGCGCGCGAGGAACTCGTCATCGTCGCTCTCGGTGCCGGCGACAAGGAATACGAAGACCTCTTCCGCCGCCTCAACAAGCAGTTCCCCCAGAAAATTGCGGTCAAGGTCGCCTACGACAACACCATCGCCCACAAGATCGAAGCCGGCTCCGACATGTTCCTCATGCCCTCCCGCTACGAGCCTTGCGGCCTGAACCAGATCTACAGCCTGAAATACGGCACCGTGCCCGTGGTCCGCGCCACCGGCGGCCTCGACGACACCATCGAGCCCTGGGACGCCCGTGCCGGCAAGGGCACCGGCTTCAAGTTCAGCGAGTACAGCGGAGAAGCGTTGCTCAGCACCATCCACCAGTCGCTCGCCGCCTTCCAGGACAAGACAGGATGGCAGAAGCTCATGCGCAACGGCATGGCCAAGGACTTCTCCTGGAACAATTCCGCGAAGGAGTACGTGCGGGTGTACGAGCGGGTGCGCCAGGCCCGCAGCGCCACCGCCGCCTAG